A genomic segment from Asterias amurensis chromosome 6, ASM3211899v1 encodes:
- the LOC139938262 gene encoding tenascin-R-like, with translation MGSINRADPLNSPCFMALAPHSIRNYDDIPNGGTLRPKTLMIEFSSAENRKLLQLSYQSKVAWSHVLCVSYCHADPQCHSVNYNIEDHLCELNNATRAQYPDDFITHYGSVYFDADPDTTTFSEPQNSGCQELLEAGHVSGIYTIFPAGFNGGLQVYCDMDTDGEGWIVIQRRQDGSVDFYRNWVDYQNGFGDKSGEFWLGNDNLHTLTESAGPWKLKIEIVRWDGEESFAEYGHFKIDGDSFRLEIGSYKASSTAGDSLQYHNGMMFSTKDKDNDMWDSVQCAVTYKGGWWFNGCYEANLNGMYYPYESTSEDDPFRHTELNSIELNHDLNQLYNVVPCLNAPYETSGEPLSAMPEFAPFDYEDEHLTDYGSSSS, from the exons ATGGGCTCCATAAATCGTGCTGATCCGCTGAACTCCCCTTGCTTCATGGCCCTAGCCCCACATAGCATCAGGAACTATGATGACATTCCAAATGGGGGAACACTTCGACCCAAAACA CTGATGATTGAGTTTTCTTCTGCAGaaaatagaaaattacttcAACTTTCCTATCAATCCAAAGTAGCTTGGTCTCATGTCCTCTGTGTGAGTTACTGCCATGCTGATCCTCAGTGTCACTCAGTCAATTACAACATAGAAGATCATCTGTGTGAGCTCAACAATGCTACCAGGGCTCAGTATCCTGATGACTTCATTACACACTATGGTAGTGTGTACTTTGATGCTGAT CCTGATACAACCACCTTCTCTGAGCCTCAAAACAGCGGTTGCCAGGAGCTTCTCGAGGCAGGTCATGTGAGTGGTATCTACACAATATTCCCTGCTGGATTTAACGGTGGCCTGCAAGTTTACTGCGACATGGACACTGATGGTGAGGGCTGGATTGTCATTCAGAGGCGTCAAGATGGCAGTGTTGATTTCTACCGTAACTGGGTTGACTACCAGAATGGCTTTGGTGACAAATCTGGTGAATTCTGGCTTGGAAATGACAACCTACATACCCTGACTGAGTCTGCAGGACCATGGAAGCTGAAGATTGAGATAGTCAGATGGGATGGAGAAGAATCCTTTGCTGAATATGGACACTTCAAGATTGATGGGGACAGCTTTAGACTTGAGATTGGCTCCTACAAGGCGAGCAGCACAGCAGGAGATTCACTTCAATACCACAATGGAATGATGTTCAGCACCAAAGACAAGGATAATGATATGTGGGACAGTGTTCAATGTGCTGTAACTTACAAAGGAGGATGGTGGTTTAATGGTTGTTATGAAGCTAATTTAAATGGTATGTACTATCCATATGAATCTACCAGTGAGGATG atCCATTCAGACACACTGAGTTGAACTCAATCGAGTTGAACCATGATTTAAACCAACTTTACAATGTAGTACCGTGTCTGAACGCACCCTATGAGACCAGTGGAGAACCATTGTCAGCAATGCCAGAGTTTGCTCCATTTGATTATGAAGATGAACATCTAACCGACTATGGAAGTTCATCAAGCTAA